A single region of the Glycine max cultivar Williams 82 chromosome 20, Glycine_max_v4.0, whole genome shotgun sequence genome encodes:
- the LOC100818237 gene encoding transcription factor MYB59 isoform X2, producing MYWGEVMAGHMGRGVIEEQVWRKGPWTAEEDRLLVEYVRLHGEGRWNSVARLAGLKRNGKSCRLRWVNYLRPDLKRGQITSQEESIILELHTRWSTIARSLPGRTDNEIKNYWRTHFKKKAKRPSDAVEKARNRLLRKQQFHQQQQQQLQQQKAQQQLQFNFDVKGIMAFLEDNSHKAPYISQSRLVVNMHQNTTEEQGYLYSMPNGNCSASSALETSAEEVLWDGLWNIDDVHGNFSVASAASKVGLYNLVAPFC from the exons ATGTATTGGGGGGAAGTTATGGCTGGCCATATGGGTAGAGGTGTCATAGAGGAGCAGGTATGGAGGAAGGGACCTTGGACTGCTGAAGAGGACAGGTTGCTTGTTGAGTATGTCAGGTTGCATGGTGAAGGCAGATGGAACTCTGTTGCTAGGCTTGCAG GATTGAAAAGAAATGGGAAGAGTTGCAGATTGAGATGGGTGAATTACCTAAGACCTGACCTCAAGAGAGGACAGATAACATCACAAGAAGAAAGCATAATTCTAGAGTTGCATACAAG GTGGTCAACAATTGCCAGGAGCTTGCCAGGGAGAACTGACaatgagataaaaaattattggagGACTCATTTCAAGAAAAAGGCAAAACGTCCCTCTGATGCAGTAGAGAAGGCTAGAAATAGACTGCTGAGGAAGCAGCAATTTcaccagcaacaacaacagcagttGCAGCAGCAGAAGGCACAACAACAACTGCAGTTCAACTTTGACGTGAAAGGCATCATGGCCTTTCTTGAAGACAACAGCCATAAAGCACCTTATATATCTCAATCTAGACTAGTGGTGAACATGCACCAAAACACCACAGAAGAGCAAGGATACTTGTATTCTATGCCCAATGGAAACTGttctgcttcttctgcattagAGACCTCAGCTGAAGAAGTTTTGTGGGATGGTCTGTGGAACATAGATGATGTTCATGGCAATTTCAGTGTAGCTAGTGCAGCAAGCAAAGTTGGTTTATACAATTTAGTTGCTCCCTTCTGTTAA
- the LOC100818237 gene encoding transcription factor MYB59 isoform X1 encodes MYWGEVMAGHMGRGVIEEQVWRKGPWTAEEDRLLVEYVRLHGEGRWNSVARLAGLKRNGKSCRLRWVNYLRPDLKRGQITSQEESIILELHTRWGNRWSTIARSLPGRTDNEIKNYWRTHFKKKAKRPSDAVEKARNRLLRKQQFHQQQQQQLQQQKAQQQLQFNFDVKGIMAFLEDNSHKAPYISQSRLVVNMHQNTTEEQGYLYSMPNGNCSASSALETSAEEVLWDGLWNIDDVHGNFSVASAASKVGLYNLVAPFC; translated from the exons ATGTATTGGGGGGAAGTTATGGCTGGCCATATGGGTAGAGGTGTCATAGAGGAGCAGGTATGGAGGAAGGGACCTTGGACTGCTGAAGAGGACAGGTTGCTTGTTGAGTATGTCAGGTTGCATGGTGAAGGCAGATGGAACTCTGTTGCTAGGCTTGCAG GATTGAAAAGAAATGGGAAGAGTTGCAGATTGAGATGGGTGAATTACCTAAGACCTGACCTCAAGAGAGGACAGATAACATCACAAGAAGAAAGCATAATTCTAGAGTTGCATACAAGGTGGGGAAACAG GTGGTCAACAATTGCCAGGAGCTTGCCAGGGAGAACTGACaatgagataaaaaattattggagGACTCATTTCAAGAAAAAGGCAAAACGTCCCTCTGATGCAGTAGAGAAGGCTAGAAATAGACTGCTGAGGAAGCAGCAATTTcaccagcaacaacaacagcagttGCAGCAGCAGAAGGCACAACAACAACTGCAGTTCAACTTTGACGTGAAAGGCATCATGGCCTTTCTTGAAGACAACAGCCATAAAGCACCTTATATATCTCAATCTAGACTAGTGGTGAACATGCACCAAAACACCACAGAAGAGCAAGGATACTTGTATTCTATGCCCAATGGAAACTGttctgcttcttctgcattagAGACCTCAGCTGAAGAAGTTTTGTGGGATGGTCTGTGGAACATAGATGATGTTCATGGCAATTTCAGTGTAGCTAGTGCAGCAAGCAAAGTTGGTTTATACAATTTAGTTGCTCCCTTCTGTTAA